From Peptoanaerobacter stomatis, one genomic window encodes:
- the radA gene encoding DNA repair protein RadA, with protein MAKLKTKYTCENCGYETSKWWGVCPSCSTAGTLKEEVYTQKSKTIEKQVELIMLGEDVSPIKLSEVKGQEYVRFSTGIKEFDRVLGGGIVSGSLVLIGGDPGIGKSTILLQLTNNISDRKNVLYVSAEESLEQIKLRADRIFEKEADLLIIAQTNLEIIEKQILEIKPDVIIIDSIQTISSTTLDSLPGSVSQVKDIANRLMKICKKENICCFIVGHVTKDGAIAGPRVLEHLVDTVLYFEGEKYNSYRMIRAVKNRFGSTNELGVFEMTDRGLVEVDNPSRILLSENDSNEAGTAIVSCVEGTRPMLVEIQSLVISTNFPSPRRTGTGIDYNRLNMLLAVLEKHAGILIQNYDVYVNLTGGIKLNEPFIDLGVIIAIASSYYNVPVKKLLAICGEVGLTGEIRNVSFVQNRINEAEKLGFEEILVPYSNLKDIKLKGNKIKVTGVKNIKQALDYSISNIKKVKKGGENKW; from the coding sequence ATGGCAAAATTAAAGACAAAATACACTTGTGAGAATTGTGGATATGAAACATCAAAATGGTGGGGAGTATGTCCGAGCTGTTCTACAGCGGGCACATTGAAAGAGGAAGTATATACACAAAAAAGTAAAACTATAGAAAAACAAGTAGAATTGATTATGCTTGGAGAAGATGTTTCTCCTATAAAACTCAGTGAGGTTAAAGGACAAGAATATGTCAGGTTTTCTACCGGTATAAAAGAATTTGACAGAGTTTTGGGAGGCGGCATAGTCAGTGGTTCACTTGTGCTCATAGGAGGAGACCCGGGGATAGGGAAATCAACCATACTGTTACAGTTGACGAACAATATAAGTGATAGAAAAAATGTACTTTATGTATCAGCAGAAGAATCGTTGGAGCAAATTAAACTGAGAGCGGACAGGATATTTGAAAAAGAAGCTGATTTGCTCATAATTGCGCAAACAAATTTGGAAATTATTGAAAAACAAATATTGGAAATAAAGCCGGATGTTATAATAATAGATTCAATACAAACCATATCATCAACAACTCTTGATTCTTTACCTGGTTCAGTGTCTCAGGTAAAAGATATAGCTAATAGACTCATGAAGATATGTAAAAAAGAAAACATCTGTTGTTTTATAGTAGGACATGTAACTAAAGACGGTGCTATAGCCGGACCGAGAGTCTTGGAGCATTTAGTAGATACAGTTTTATATTTTGAAGGAGAAAAATATAATTCATATAGAATGATAAGGGCTGTAAAAAACAGATTTGGTTCAACTAACGAATTAGGTGTATTTGAGATGACGGATAGAGGGCTTGTAGAAGTAGATAATCCGTCAAGGATATTGTTGTCTGAAAATGATTCTAATGAAGCTGGTACGGCTATTGTCAGTTGTGTAGAAGGGACAAGACCGATGTTGGTTGAAATACAGTCTCTTGTTATATCTACCAACTTTCCTTCACCACGGAGAACAGGGACAGGAATAGATTATAACAGATTAAATATGCTGCTTGCAGTTTTGGAAAAACATGCAGGTATTTTGATACAAAACTATGATGTATATGTCAATTTGACAGGCGGTATAAAACTGAATGAACCTTTTATAGATTTGGGCGTGATAATCGCTATTGCATCAAGTTATTATAATGTTCCTGTAAAAAAATTGCTTGCTATATGTGGAGAGGTAGGACTTACAGGTGAAATAAGAAATGTAAGTTTTGTTCAAAACAGGATAAATGAAGCTGAAAAATTAGGGTTTGAAGAAATACTTGTACCATACTCAAATTTAAAAGATATAAAATTAAAAGGAAATAAAATAAAGGTTACAGGAGTAAAAAATATAAAGCAAGCGCTTGATTATTCTATATCAAATATAAAAAAAGTAAAAAAAGGAGGTGAAAATAAATGGTAA
- a CDS encoding NADPH-dependent oxidoreductase, with product MNSTLKSQLEHRTIRKFTDEKIDKEIMDSLFAVAVRSASGNGLYSYSMIHVKDDDKKSKIAEICNQPYVKNNSDLIIFVVDMYRNSKIAKENGLDDVGNDMDSFIQGVSDALIAAQSMVVAAESLGIGTVYFGSILKDIKGVSEILNLPKLTFPIIGLGLGYKNHEPALKPRLPRHMQVFEDEYKKFDNYTATIKTFDEEMNEYIDLRDTTKTVGKFTTQVVNKLKNSLGRNRNMIDEIKTRGFDMDIV from the coding sequence ATGAATTCAACATTAAAAAGTCAATTAGAGCATAGAACAATAAGGAAATTTACAGACGAAAAAATAGATAAAGAGATAATGGATAGTTTGTTTGCTGTAGCTGTTAGATCGGCGAGTGGTAACGGGTTATACAGTTATTCTATGATACATGTAAAAGATGATGATAAGAAATCAAAAATAGCTGAAATATGCAATCAACCTTATGTTAAAAATAATAGCGACCTTATAATATTTGTGGTTGATATGTACAGGAATTCTAAAATTGCAAAAGAAAACGGCTTAGATGATGTTGGAAATGACATGGATAGTTTTATTCAAGGTGTAAGCGATGCTCTTATAGCAGCTCAAAGTATGGTTGTTGCGGCAGAATCACTTGGTATAGGAACGGTATATTTTGGGAGTATACTAAAAGATATAAAAGGTGTAAGCGAAATACTTAATTTGCCGAAGCTAACATTTCCTATAATAGGTTTAGGGCTTGGTTATAAAAATCATGAACCTGCATTAAAACCGAGACTTCCAAGACATATGCAGGTATTTGAAGATGAATATAAAAAATTTGATAATTATACAGCGACTATAAAGACTTTTGATGAAGAGATGAATGAGTATATAGATCTTAGGGATACCACAAAAACCGTTGGAAAATTTACTACACAGGTTGTTAATAAATTAAAAAATTCGCTTGGAAGAAATAGAAATATGATAGATGAAATAAAAACAAGGGGATTCGACATGGATATTGTTTAA
- a CDS encoding ATP-dependent Clp protease ATP-binding subunit yields MIKIETFTQFSRRLLNLAAQEASKLGHNTVDSEHILIAISRQEKSLVGRILSEHNLYTDDIVQKVLEKNEKGVVPSNVLIYASDIKDIFEESISIANSLSFDFVGLEHVLIAILGKKSIATDILNNNGIYQDELIDEIIIAKKEFDNIKQKVKDISEYNEVQEDYGRNIYKKPPKIGRVLNRYATDITNNAENGELNIVVEREEDIERITHILARRNKNNPVLVGEAGVGKTSVIYAIAQNIVSKKAPNILRNKRIFQLNMPLVVSGSKYKGELEERIRNIIEEVSSSEDIILFIDNFHSIAILSNQENTSEAGNMIKNALAEGKLQIIGVTSTAEYKRYIEKDDVIKRRIQVVQIKEPSEEKAIKMLMAVKQNYESYHDVRIEQDAIELAVKLSKRYISSMYLPDKAIDIIDEASAKLKLARNEDYYEIDEVLKNIKDAKFRIAKEVRENNIQNVSVIRDEILELDSIMSSISDERLKVYNEKKNLTKRDIESVVSSITGIPLEKLTKTQEDKLLDMRKNISKYVIGQDEAVLSVTRAIQRARTGLKDPKKPIGSFIFLGPTGVGKTQLAKTLARELFDDEDAMIRVDMSEYMEKFDVSKVIGSPPGYIGYSEGGQLTEKVKKKPYCVLLFDEIEKAHPDIFDLLLQVLDEGHLTDSQGRKVDFKNSIIIMTSNIGASAVKKQNNFGFSNQTFEKINDDLYKNLEKSFISELKKHFKPEFINRVDEIVVFRQLGKNDIFKIAGIMIEKLQERLKDRGIHLIIQDSAIETISKDGYNLEYGARPLLRTIQKLLENEIAQKILLEEIKDNSFVNVIGNEDSLSFEIINEDCEE; encoded by the coding sequence ATGATAAAAATAGAAACATTTACTCAATTTAGTAGAAGATTGTTGAATTTAGCTGCTCAAGAGGCGAGCAAATTAGGTCATAATACAGTTGACAGTGAGCATATTTTGATAGCTATAAGCAGACAAGAAAAATCTCTTGTAGGTAGAATATTATCAGAACATAATTTATATACGGACGATATAGTGCAAAAAGTATTGGAAAAAAATGAAAAAGGTGTTGTTCCGAGTAATGTTTTAATATATGCAAGCGATATAAAAGATATATTTGAAGAATCAATTTCCATTGCAAATTCTCTATCATTTGATTTTGTGGGTTTAGAACATGTACTTATAGCTATACTTGGGAAAAAAAGTATTGCAACAGATATATTGAACAATAATGGTATATATCAAGATGAATTGATAGATGAGATAATAATAGCTAAAAAAGAATTTGATAATATAAAACAAAAAGTAAAAGACATATCTGAGTATAATGAGGTTCAAGAAGATTATGGAAGAAACATATATAAAAAACCTCCTAAAATAGGTAGAGTTTTGAACAGATATGCGACAGATATAACCAATAATGCTGAAAATGGAGAATTGAACATAGTTGTAGAAAGAGAAGAAGATATAGAAAGAATAACTCACATATTGGCAAGAAGAAACAAGAATAATCCTGTTTTGGTAGGCGAAGCGGGAGTTGGAAAGACATCTGTAATATATGCAATAGCACAAAATATAGTTTCAAAAAAGGCTCCAAATATTTTAAGAAATAAGCGTATATTTCAACTAAATATGCCTCTTGTTGTATCAGGAAGTAAGTATAAAGGTGAGTTAGAAGAAAGAATCAGAAATATAATTGAAGAAGTAAGTAGCAGTGAAGATATTATTTTGTTTATAGATAATTTTCACAGTATTGCGATTTTAAGTAATCAAGAGAACACATCAGAAGCAGGCAATATGATTAAAAATGCTCTTGCAGAAGGTAAGTTGCAAATAATAGGGGTTACAAGTACAGCGGAGTATAAAAGATATATAGAAAAAGATGATGTTATAAAAAGAAGAATACAAGTAGTTCAAATAAAAGAGCCGTCAGAAGAAAAAGCTATAAAGATGTTAATGGCTGTGAAACAAAATTATGAGAGCTATCATGATGTGAGGATAGAACAAGATGCTATAGAATTGGCTGTAAAATTGTCTAAAAGATATATTTCTTCTATGTATCTTCCTGATAAGGCTATAGATATAATAGATGAGGCATCTGCGAAATTAAAATTGGCAAGAAATGAAGACTATTATGAAATAGATGAAGTCTTAAAAAATATAAAAGATGCAAAATTCAGGATAGCCAAAGAAGTTAGAGAAAATAACATACAAAATGTTTCTGTTATAAGAGATGAAATATTAGAATTAGATAGTATTATGTCATCTATATCTGATGAAAGACTTAAAGTATATAATGAAAAGAAAAATTTGACCAAAAGAGACATAGAGAGCGTTGTGAGCTCTATAACAGGAATACCTCTTGAAAAACTTACAAAAACGCAAGAAGATAAGCTGCTCGATATGAGAAAAAATATATCAAAATATGTAATAGGTCAAGATGAGGCTGTGTTAAGCGTAACAAGAGCAATACAAAGAGCAAGAACCGGGCTGAAAGATCCTAAAAAACCTATAGGCTCATTCATATTTTTAGGACCTACAGGCGTGGGAAAGACACAGCTTGCAAAAACTTTGGCAAGAGAGCTTTTTGATGATGAAGATGCTATGATAAGAGTTGATATGAGCGAATACATGGAGAAGTTTGATGTAAGTAAAGTCATAGGATCTCCTCCTGGATATATAGGTTACTCTGAAGGTGGACAGCTAACTGAAAAAGTTAAAAAGAAACCGTATTGTGTACTATTATTTGATGAAATAGAAAAGGCACACCCTGATATATTCGATTTGCTTTTGCAGGTTCTGGACGAGGGACATTTAACAGATTCTCAAGGCAGAAAAGTTGATTTTAAAAATTCAATAATAATAATGACATCAAATATAGGAGCGTCAGCTGTAAAAAAACAAAATAATTTCGGATTTTCAAACCAAACTTTTGAAAAAATAAACGATGATTTATATAAAAACTTGGAGAAGTCATTTATATCAGAACTAAAAAAACATTTTAAACCTGAGTTTATAAACAGAGTTGATGAGATAGTGGTATTCAGACAACTTGGTAAAAACGACATATTTAAAATAGCCGGAATAATGATAGAAAAACTTCAAGAAAGGTTGAAAGATAGAGGAATACATTTGATTATACAAGACAGCGCCATAGAGACTATTTCAAAAGATGGATATAATTTGGAATATGGTGCAAGACCTCTATTGCGTACGATACAAAAGCTGTTGGAAAATGAAATTGCTCAAAAAATATTATTGGAAGAAATAAAAGATAATTCGTTTGTAAATGTAATAGGAAATGAAGACAGTCTCAGCTTTGAAATAATAAACGAAGATTGCGAGGAATGA
- a CDS encoding FAD-binding protein — MSVLELMTDYNTDRNYILFEEDEGKKEIIRIFKGLFEKAESVKNSEMLENADIIVAFGRGYHPEKGIEDIKDIADKLGAQYAGTRPVQDMNIISSDRVLGKTALSANPKIYIGFGVSGAVQHLGSVKAQEIIAINNNKNSAIFRHAKYAILGDAREVAKFINNI; from the coding sequence ATGAGCGTATTGGAACTCATGACGGATTATAATACTGATAGAAATTATATATTATTCGAAGAAGATGAAGGAAAAAAGGAAATAATAAGAATATTTAAAGGTTTATTTGAAAAAGCTGAAAGTGTTAAAAATAGTGAAATGCTTGAAAATGCAGATATAATTGTAGCTTTTGGAAGGGGATATCATCCTGAAAAAGGCATAGAAGATATAAAAGATATTGCGGATAAACTTGGAGCTCAATACGCAGGTACAAGACCTGTACAAGATATGAATATAATTAGTTCTGATAGAGTTTTGGGTAAAACGGCTTTATCTGCGAATCCTAAAATATATATAGGTTTCGGTGTATCTGGTGCTGTACAACATTTGGGGAGTGTTAAGGCACAAGAAATAATAGCTATAAATAACAATAAAAATTCTGCGATATTCAGACATGCTAAATATGCTATATTGGGAGATGCAAGAGAAGTGGCAAAGTTTATAAACAACATTTAG
- the mnmA gene encoding tRNA 2-thiouridine(34) synthase MnmA, whose translation MAKKVILGMSGGVDSSVSAVILKEQGYDVTGIFMKNWDEKDDEGICTAKEDYDDVRKVADSIGIDYYTVNFEKQYWDQVFTYFLDEYKKGRTPNPDVMCNQEIKFKAFLDYALKLDADYIAMGHYARVEEKNNDFYLKRGVDNSKDQTYFLSRIGQKALSKTIFPIGDIEKSKVREIAKEHNLATALKKDSTGVCFIGERNFDKFLDKYLLSKKGDIIDIDSNKKIGTHNGIIHYTLGQRKGLGIGGVGNGKPWFVAGKNLKENIVYVAQGEEHEALFTKSMIGENPFWILEKEPIFPLKCTAKFRYRQSDIPVSVYKLDNGNLKVEYDFKVKAVTPGQVAVFYDEEYCLGSCIIKDLEPLNDKYRYLNM comes from the coding sequence GTGGCAAAAAAAGTTATCTTAGGAATGAGCGGAGGAGTTGATTCTTCTGTAAGTGCGGTCATATTGAAAGAGCAAGGATATGACGTTACCGGAATATTTATGAAAAATTGGGATGAAAAAGATGATGAGGGAATATGTACTGCCAAGGAAGATTATGATGATGTCAGAAAAGTAGCTGACAGTATAGGAATAGATTATTATACAGTTAATTTTGAAAAACAATATTGGGATCAAGTTTTTACTTATTTTTTGGATGAGTATAAAAAAGGCAGGACCCCTAATCCTGATGTTATGTGTAATCAAGAAATAAAGTTTAAGGCGTTTTTGGACTATGCTCTTAAATTAGATGCGGATTATATAGCTATGGGGCATTATGCAAGAGTTGAGGAAAAAAATAATGATTTTTATTTGAAACGTGGTGTTGATAACTCTAAAGATCAAACATATTTTTTATCAAGAATAGGTCAAAAAGCGTTATCAAAAACTATATTTCCTATTGGAGATATCGAAAAATCAAAAGTTAGAGAAATAGCTAAAGAGCATAATCTTGCTACTGCTCTAAAAAAAGATTCTACTGGTGTTTGTTTTATTGGAGAAAGAAATTTTGATAAGTTTTTAGATAAATATCTGCTTTCAAAAAAAGGAGATATAATAGATATAGATTCAAACAAGAAAATAGGCACACATAACGGTATCATACATTACACACTTGGACAGAGAAAAGGTCTTGGAATAGGTGGAGTTGGAAATGGTAAACCTTGGTTTGTGGCGGGCAAAAATCTAAAAGAAAATATAGTTTATGTAGCTCAGGGAGAAGAGCATGAAGCGTTGTTTACAAAATCCATGATAGGTGAAAATCCGTTTTGGATACTTGAAAAGGAGCCGATATTTCCTCTTAAATGCACTGCTAAATTCAGATATAGACAATCTGATATACCTGTAAGTGTATATAAGCTTGATAATGGGAATTTAAAGGTTGAATATGATTTTAAAGTTAAGGCGGTTACTCCTGGTCAAGTTGCTGTGTTTTATGATGAAGAATACTGTTTAGGTTCTTGTATAATAAAAGATTTAGAGCCGTTAAATGACAAATATAGATATTTAAATATGTAG